In Halobaculum limi, one DNA window encodes the following:
- a CDS encoding HAD family hydrolase has translation MSAGVSAVVFDLDDTLCRRDQDPGALYAEAFERAGVEPFGAPSDLWAALTGPPEPNAEHAYFAAGYTVVAARHGRFDVDADALATALLSGIDHGAVSFTPGAQAALATAADRGHVGVLTNGPEWRQEPKLRTLDLFDAVDVVVYAGDMERRKPHADPFDRVCSLLETDADETLYVGDSLEHDVAGAQGAGLPVAWVPGPWTDHPVDDEGRPDPRPFSPEHVLASLTEFHTVYQAG, from the coding sequence ATGAGTGCAGGGGTTTCGGCAGTGGTGTTCGACCTCGACGACACACTGTGTCGTCGCGACCAAGACCCCGGAGCGCTGTACGCCGAGGCGTTCGAGCGTGCGGGGGTGGAGCCGTTCGGTGCCCCGTCGGACCTGTGGGCGGCACTAACGGGACCGCCGGAACCGAACGCCGAACACGCGTACTTCGCGGCCGGATACACCGTCGTCGCGGCACGTCACGGCCGGTTCGACGTCGACGCCGACGCCCTAGCGACGGCGCTGCTGTCGGGTATCGACCACGGTGCGGTGTCGTTCACACCGGGGGCGCAGGCGGCTCTCGCCACCGCCGCTGACCGCGGGCACGTCGGCGTACTCACGAACGGTCCAGAGTGGCGTCAGGAGCCGAAACTGCGTACCCTGGACCTGTTCGACGCGGTCGACGTAGTGGTGTACGCCGGTGATATGGAACGTCGGAAACCCCACGCGGACCCGTTCGACCGAGTGTGCTCGCTCCTGGAGACCGACGCCGACGAGACGTTGTACGTCGGCGACTCGCTCGAACACGACGTCGCCGGCGCACAGGGTGCAGGACTGCCCGTCGCGTGGGTTCCGGGACCGTGGACGGACCACCCGGTCGATGATGAGGGGCGTCCCGACCCGCGGCCGTTCTCGCCCGAACACGTCCTCGCCTCACTTACAGAGTTTCACACGGTGTATCAAGCAGGATGA
- a CDS encoding MBL fold metallo-hydrolase, with protein MSPRSAPSIRLVRHATLLVSLSETTLLVDPMLGAAGSSPPIQNTPNQRPNPLVDLPDLDLSYDAVFVTHRHNDHFDESARERIDSDVPLVVHPDQTAAFREEGFTDVRPLDGDVAVGDLTLSPTPARHGHGDLAAAMAPVTGATVTDGTQTVYLAGDTVWYDGVAETLESLTPDAVVVNAGAAQFLEGDPITMDADDVRRVRAAVDDEVPVVAVHMDAINHCLLERDDLRRAVDGVETPEDGAVVHID; from the coding sequence GTGTCTCCTCGTTCGGCGCCGTCGATCCGACTGGTTCGCCACGCGACACTGCTCGTCTCGCTCTCGGAGACGACGCTGCTCGTCGACCCGATGCTCGGCGCCGCCGGGTCGTCGCCACCGATCCAGAACACGCCGAATCAGCGTCCCAATCCACTCGTCGACCTGCCCGACCTCGATCTGTCGTACGACGCGGTCTTCGTCACGCACCGGCACAACGATCACTTCGACGAGTCCGCACGCGAGCGCATCGACTCAGACGTTCCGCTCGTCGTCCACCCGGACCAGACGGCGGCGTTCCGCGAGGAGGGATTCACCGACGTTCGACCGCTGGATGGCGACGTTGCTGTCGGCGACCTCACGCTGTCGCCGACGCCGGCGCGACACGGCCACGGCGACCTCGCGGCAGCGATGGCACCCGTCACTGGCGCGACCGTCACCGACGGCACACAGACGGTGTATCTCGCGGGCGACACCGTCTGGTACGACGGGGTGGCTGAGACGCTGGAATCGCTCACCCCCGATGCGGTCGTGGTGAACGCCGGTGCTGCACAGTTCCTCGAGGGGGATCCGATCACGATGGACGCCGACGACGTTCGCCGCGTCCGTGCGGCCGTCGACGACGAGGTTCCGGTCGTCGCGGTCCATATGGACGCTATCAACCACTGCCTCCTCGAACGTGATGACCTCCGGAGAGCGGTCGACGGCGTCGAGACTCCAGAAGACGGGGCGGTCGTTCACATCGACTGA
- a CDS encoding succinic semialdehyde dehydrogenase — MTRSRPDPRDRLPDGRLATLAALAAGAEPDGETADSTDGDDTDDGRLLAEPSPFTGEPLRPVSAATEGDVAHAVERARAAQPEWADRPLSDRTAVLDRVATLVLDRRRALCDLVQAETGKEREGADTEVWDAAANANYYATKAPELLASTRRAGAIPGVTRATEHRHPVGVVGLVTPWNYPLTLVVSDALPALVAGNAVVIKPAEATPYTALAARELLLDAGVPRDCVQVVPGRGETAGETLVERADFVGFTGSTEVGRKVAATAGRRLVDASLELGGKNPMVVLDDADVDAAVRGAVAGCFANAGQLCVSIERVYVDEAVYEEFRDAFVAATRAQTLGVDFSYDHDVGSLVGPEQLDRVRSAVDDAVDDGATVLTGGRHRPDVGPYVYEPTLLEGVDDDAAIVQTETFGPVVTLHPVAGDEEAVERANDTPYGLHASVWTGDATRGERVARRIDAGTVSVNDAYVSAYGAVDAPMGGRGDSGLGRRHGRDGIRKYTEAQTVAVSRAGSLSLPSPPLRGVAARLSSAALRANIALSRLARRLPFGGGRR, encoded by the coding sequence ATGACGCGTTCACGGCCCGACCCGCGTGACCGACTCCCGGACGGGCGACTCGCGACGCTCGCGGCGCTGGCGGCGGGAGCGGAACCCGACGGCGAGACTGCCGACTCGACAGACGGCGACGACACCGACGACGGGCGACTACTCGCAGAACCGTCGCCGTTCACCGGCGAACCGCTCCGTCCGGTGTCTGCGGCGACCGAGGGCGACGTCGCACACGCGGTCGAGCGCGCACGGGCGGCACAACCCGAGTGGGCCGACCGTCCCCTCTCCGACCGAACGGCCGTCCTCGACAGGGTGGCAACGCTCGTCCTCGACCGACGACGGGCACTATGTGACCTCGTACAGGCGGAGACGGGGAAGGAACGCGAGGGGGCCGACACCGAAGTGTGGGACGCCGCTGCGAACGCGAACTACTACGCGACGAAGGCACCCGAACTGCTGGCATCGACGCGCCGGGCGGGCGCGATTCCGGGCGTCACCCGCGCGACCGAACACCGCCACCCGGTCGGCGTCGTCGGCCTCGTGACGCCGTGGAACTACCCGCTGACGCTGGTCGTCTCCGACGCCCTCCCGGCGCTCGTCGCGGGGAACGCGGTGGTGATCAAGCCCGCTGAGGCGACGCCGTACACGGCGCTGGCCGCACGCGAACTCCTCCTCGACGCGGGCGTGCCCCGCGACTGCGTGCAGGTCGTCCCCGGGCGCGGAGAGACGGCGGGCGAGACGCTGGTCGAGCGAGCCGACTTCGTCGGGTTCACCGGCAGCACCGAGGTCGGTCGGAAAGTCGCTGCGACGGCGGGGCGGCGACTCGTCGACGCCTCGCTGGAACTCGGCGGGAAGAACCCGATGGTCGTTCTCGACGACGCCGACGTCGACGCCGCGGTTCGGGGTGCGGTCGCCGGGTGTTTCGCCAACGCGGGGCAGTTGTGCGTCTCCATCGAGCGCGTGTACGTCGACGAAGCCGTCTACGAGGAGTTCCGCGACGCGTTCGTCGCCGCGACCCGCGCACAGACGCTCGGCGTCGACTTCTCGTACGACCACGACGTGGGATCGCTCGTCGGCCCGGAGCAACTCGACCGCGTTCGATCGGCGGTCGACGACGCCGTCGACGACGGGGCGACGGTGCTCACCGGCGGTCGACACCGCCCCGACGTCGGCCCGTACGTGTACGAACCGACGCTGTTGGAGGGGGTCGACGACGACGCAGCCATCGTCCAAACAGAGACGTTCGGTCCCGTCGTCACCCTCCACCCGGTCGCGGGCGACGAGGAGGCCGTCGAACGGGCGAACGACACACCGTACGGCCTGCACGCGTCTGTCTGGACGGGTGATGCGACGCGCGGCGAGCGAGTGGCCCGCCGCATCGACGCGGGCACCGTCTCGGTCAACGACGCCTACGTCTCGGCGTACGGCGCGGTCGACGCGCCGATGGGCGGTCGCGGCGACTCCGGCCTCGGTCGCCGCCACGGCCGCGACGGGATTCGTAAGTACACCGAGGCACAGACGGTCGCCGTCTCGCGGGCGGGGTCGCTCTCGCTCCCGTCTCCACCCCTTCGCGGCGTCGCGGCCCGACTCAGTTCGGCCGCACTCCGCGCAAACATCGCATTGTCCCGACTCGCGCGACGGCTTCCCTTCGGCGGTGGGCGGCGATGA
- a CDS encoding winged helix-turn-helix domain-containing protein has protein sequence MTRDVDADDEGAGVAPQGVDDHEARPPPEDSFATVGNEIRLEILRVLHERLSVGDRSEYTVPYSELREAVGVEDSGKFGYHLNRLLGEFVEKREDGYAIHHAGKELVRTVESGAVGRSEGGESGPTDAACFCCGAPVTVSYLNGYVSALCTECDGALGFDFMPDGALSSIPLPTGAVGDAVEIDPRGLLDRAHGRFCHRVRVFGDGVCPRCGGRADAEFRVCPDHDTSDGLCPACGIVLPATIEVTCTVCSEGGVVPPACLVSHREPFHSLLADDGSTRLGYETFAMMAGLPFTVVDYEGETALKYDLPNVDGPVVLDAALDIHVES, from the coding sequence ATGACCCGTGACGTCGACGCCGACGACGAGGGTGCCGGAGTTGCTCCACAGGGCGTCGACGACCACGAAGCCCGACCGCCCCCCGAAGACTCGTTCGCGACGGTCGGCAACGAGATTCGATTGGAGATTCTTCGGGTGCTACACGAGCGACTGTCCGTCGGTGACCGCAGCGAATACACCGTTCCGTACTCGGAGTTGCGCGAGGCAGTCGGCGTCGAAGATAGCGGGAAGTTCGGCTACCACCTCAACCGCCTCCTCGGCGAATTCGTCGAGAAACGCGAGGACGGGTACGCCATCCACCACGCGGGGAAAGAACTGGTTCGAACCGTCGAGAGCGGTGCCGTCGGGCGATCGGAGGGCGGAGAGTCGGGTCCGACCGACGCGGCGTGTTTCTGCTGTGGCGCGCCGGTGACTGTGTCGTATCTGAACGGCTACGTCTCGGCGCTGTGTACCGAGTGCGACGGCGCACTTGGGTTCGACTTTATGCCTGATGGCGCGTTGAGTTCCATCCCCCTCCCCACCGGCGCCGTCGGTGACGCTGTCGAGATCGATCCGCGCGGACTGTTGGACCGCGCTCACGGACGATTTTGTCACCGGGTACGCGTGTTCGGCGACGGCGTCTGCCCGCGGTGTGGCGGGCGTGCCGACGCCGAGTTCCGCGTCTGTCCCGACCACGACACGAGCGACGGTCTCTGCCCCGCCTGTGGAATCGTCCTGCCCGCGACCATCGAGGTCACGTGTACGGTCTGCTCTGAGGGCGGCGTCGTCCCGCCCGCGTGTCTCGTCAGCCACCGGGAGCCGTTTCACTCTCTGCTCGCGGACGACGGCTCCACCCGACTCGGGTACGAGACGTTCGCGATGATGGCCGGGCTTCCGTTCACCGTCGTCGACTACGAGGGAGAGACTGCGCTCAAGTACGACTTGCCGAACGTCGACGGCCCGGTCGTCCTCGACGCTGCTCTCGACATTCACGTCGAGTCGTGA
- a CDS encoding phosphotransferase family protein: MSGPSDDASDDSDASDDSDASDEEFDAISAVIAREFPTRPVTDRSSVATGNRKRTVVVRFGDGSDPPAVVVQTGPNERALATEATLTRAIAARTDLPVAQALAGGPLSSIDETSETSGGYLVTERQSGTDLHEQFATLDASSQQTLAQTFGRALACLHEAFRFDAYGSVGVERDGAVDWHRLLTDSDPGSMLAVEAVDHVVVTTDWPTWVQSYASAGVDRLPPAFDDLRPRLRTMVDAGVASLPSSPVSTLYPWDLRPGNALAEGETVTALLDWGEPLAAAPGLGVAKVEHLVCDWYVTDAGPLRRAFRAGYADVRPLPPVPDVYRLAAVVASAVDGEGVVTRPRYPERTGEAAVAFHRERLAAILD; the protein is encoded by the coding sequence ATGAGTGGTCCATCGGACGACGCCAGTGACGACAGCGACGCCAGTGACGACAGCGACGCCAGTGACGAAGAATTCGACGCTATCAGTGCGGTCATCGCCCGCGAGTTTCCGACACGACCGGTGACCGATCGAAGTTCAGTAGCGACGGGGAATCGAAAGCGAACCGTCGTCGTTCGGTTCGGCGACGGCTCCGATCCACCGGCGGTCGTGGTCCAGACGGGGCCAAACGAGCGAGCGCTCGCAACCGAGGCGACACTCACGCGTGCGATCGCTGCTCGGACGGACCTACCCGTCGCGCAAGCCCTAGCTGGCGGCCCGCTATCGTCGATCGACGAGACCTCGGAGACAAGCGGTGGGTACCTCGTCACCGAACGGCAGTCAGGGACGGACCTACACGAACAGTTCGCCACGCTCGACGCCTCCTCCCAGCAGACGCTCGCGCAGACGTTCGGACGCGCACTCGCCTGCCTCCACGAGGCGTTCCGATTCGACGCCTACGGATCGGTCGGCGTCGAACGCGACGGGGCAGTCGACTGGCACCGACTTCTTACCGATTCCGACCCGGGATCGATGCTCGCCGTTGAAGCCGTCGACCACGTCGTCGTCACGACTGACTGGCCGACGTGGGTGCAGTCGTACGCGAGCGCTGGAGTCGACCGCCTCCCGCCGGCGTTCGACGACCTCCGACCGCGACTGCGTACGATGGTCGACGCCGGAGTGGCGTCGCTCCCAAGTTCTCCCGTTTCGACGCTGTATCCCTGGGACCTGCGCCCCGGGAACGCACTCGCAGAGGGTGAGACGGTCACAGCGTTGCTCGACTGGGGGGAACCACTCGCGGCAGCGCCAGGACTCGGGGTAGCGAAGGTCGAACACCTCGTGTGCGACTGGTACGTCACGGACGCCGGGCCACTCCGTCGCGCGTTTCGCGCCGGGTACGCAGACGTTCGTCCGCTCCCGCCGGTGCCGGACGTGTACCGTCTCGCGGCCGTCGTCGCGTCGGCCGTCGACGGGGAGGGTGTGGTCACCCGACCGCGGTACCCCGAACGCACGGGCGAGGCAGCGGTCGCGTTCCACCGCGAGCGCCTGGCTGCGATTCTGGACTGA
- a CDS encoding SDR family oxidoreductase yields MTTILLTGFPGFLGSALVERLLDRHNTEDRIVCLIQSRYRDVATERRSSLLAETADAPAVELVEGDIVESDLGLAEYDDLATATDLVYHLAAVYDLGVDRAVGEAVNVDGTRNVLAFCDAARAAGGLDRLHYVSTCYVSGRYEGTFTGEMLAEAGRFNNHYEATKHRAEMLVREAMADGLSATVYRPAIAVGDSTTGETQKYDGPYYLLRLILRQPGVAFVPRLGNPRATTLNLVPRDYVVDAIDALSGMPETVDGTYQICDPNPPTIAELYDAFAAATGRRVVSVPVPERVAKAACAAPVVGDLLDVEAETIPYLTHPTEYTDGETRAALAGTDVTPPAFESYVECLVAYVRAHPEIPSEAMT; encoded by the coding sequence ATGACGACGATACTGCTCACTGGGTTTCCGGGCTTCCTCGGTTCTGCGCTCGTCGAGCGACTACTTGACCGGCACAACACAGAAGATCGGATTGTCTGCCTGATCCAGTCCCGGTATCGTGACGTGGCGACCGAGAGACGCTCGTCACTGCTGGCAGAGACCGCCGACGCGCCAGCCGTCGAACTGGTCGAGGGCGACATCGTCGAGTCAGACCTTGGCCTCGCGGAGTACGACGACCTCGCGACCGCGACCGACCTCGTGTACCACCTCGCGGCCGTGTACGACCTCGGCGTCGACCGCGCGGTGGGCGAAGCCGTGAACGTCGACGGCACGCGCAACGTCCTGGCGTTCTGTGACGCGGCGCGGGCCGCGGGTGGCCTCGACCGCCTCCACTACGTGAGCACCTGCTACGTCAGCGGGCGCTACGAGGGCACGTTCACCGGGGAGATGCTGGCGGAGGCGGGGCGGTTCAACAACCACTACGAGGCGACGAAACACCGCGCGGAGATGTTGGTTCGCGAGGCGATGGCGGACGGCCTCTCCGCGACCGTCTACCGGCCGGCAATCGCCGTCGGCGACTCGACGACCGGCGAGACGCAGAAGTACGACGGCCCGTACTACCTGCTTCGACTGATCCTCCGACAGCCTGGGGTGGCGTTCGTCCCGCGTCTCGGGAACCCACGGGCGACGACGCTCAACCTCGTGCCCCGGGACTACGTCGTCGACGCCATCGACGCACTCAGCGGGATGCCGGAGACCGTCGACGGAACCTACCAAATCTGCGATCCGAACCCGCCGACCATCGCCGAGTTGTACGACGCGTTCGCGGCCGCGACCGGGCGTCGAGTAGTGTCGGTTCCGGTGCCCGAACGTGTGGCGAAGGCAGCGTGTGCCGCACCCGTCGTCGGCGACCTCCTCGACGTCGAGGCGGAGACAATCCCGTACCTGACTCACCCGACCGAGTACACCGACGGGGAGACCCGGGCAGCACTCGCCGGAACCGACGTGACTCCACCGGCGTTCGAGTCGTACGTGGAGTGTCTGGTGGCCTACGTCCGCGCACACCCCGAGATTCCGTCCGAGGCGATGACGTGA
- a CDS encoding N-acyl homoserine lactonase family protein translates to MASVTLLDRGRVVADQAYVVDGATMASAADPNPEHTRIEFVVWNAVVEAGGNTYLWDTGVPTDAADYWPEPLYGAFEAHDADEHTLEGDLADAGYDLADVDAVVMSHLHLDHAGNLDAFEGTDTPVYVHRDELQFAFYSAHTTEGSIAYLASDFDGDYNWQVVHRHRHTLADGFELLHLPGHTPGLLGAQVDTADGTLLIAGDECYVDTNYAEGAPLGPGLLWSEPDWRESLETLKELERRTDADVLYGHDLDRFEELADRY, encoded by the coding sequence ATGGCGAGTGTCACTCTCCTCGACCGTGGGCGTGTCGTCGCGGATCAGGCGTACGTCGTCGACGGTGCGACGATGGCGAGCGCGGCCGACCCGAACCCCGAACACACACGCATCGAGTTCGTCGTCTGGAACGCCGTCGTCGAGGCGGGCGGGAACACGTACCTCTGGGATACGGGCGTTCCGACCGACGCGGCCGACTACTGGCCCGAACCGCTGTACGGCGCGTTCGAGGCACACGACGCCGACGAACACACGCTGGAGGGCGACCTGGCGGACGCGGGGTACGACCTCGCGGACGTCGACGCGGTCGTGATGAGTCACCTCCACCTCGACCACGCGGGCAACCTCGACGCCTTCGAGGGGACGGACACGCCGGTGTACGTCCACCGCGACGAACTCCAGTTCGCGTTCTACTCGGCGCACACGACCGAGGGCTCTATCGCGTATCTCGCGAGCGACTTCGACGGCGACTACAATTGGCAGGTCGTCCACCGCCACCGCCACACCCTCGCCGACGGCTTCGAACTGCTCCACCTCCCCGGCCACACACCCGGCCTACTGGGCGCGCAGGTGGACACCGCAGATGGAACCCTGCTCATCGCCGGCGACGAGTGTTACGTCGACACGAACTACGCGGAGGGCGCGCCGCTGGGGCCGGGCCTCCTGTGGAGCGAACCGGACTGGCGCGAGAGCCTCGAAACGCTCAAAGAACTCGAGCGCCGGACGGACGCCGACGTGTTGTACGGCCACGACCTCGACCGCTTCGAGGAACTCGCGGACCGGTACTGA
- a CDS encoding DUF7504 family protein: MSGTPSRASHDPTPTSGGCSVANALILADPSSAGGHCPPTREAHDGTATPASANGFLRVAFTRAGRRPPEEWVRAARTTESSVFVVDATPCSGGSDTTDADEYDRISTLDAVSPDNLTDVGVRITEALDRIEAERPSTDADHGVVCCLGSLTALLQYVDDRRAYRFVNAVTSRVATHGGVVHAHLRPALHDRQTVDTMASLFDAVAEPSADGDGLDVIRRRHR, translated from the coding sequence ATGTCAGGAACGCCATCGCGAGCGAGCCACGATCCGACGCCGACGTCTGGGGGATGCTCGGTCGCGAACGCCCTGATACTCGCCGACCCGTCATCCGCTGGGGGCCACTGTCCACCTACGAGAGAGGCACACGATGGGACGGCCACACCGGCGAGTGCGAACGGATTCCTGCGCGTGGCGTTCACCAGGGCGGGCCGACGGCCGCCCGAGGAGTGGGTTCGGGCCGCGAGAACGACCGAGTCGTCCGTGTTTGTGGTAGACGCGACTCCGTGTTCGGGGGGATCGGACACGACCGACGCCGACGAGTACGACCGAATCAGCACGCTCGACGCCGTCAGTCCAGACAACCTGACCGACGTCGGCGTTCGGATCACCGAAGCGCTCGACCGGATCGAAGCCGAGCGCCCGTCGACCGACGCCGACCACGGCGTCGTGTGCTGTCTGGGGTCGTTGACTGCGCTGCTCCAGTACGTCGACGACCGGCGTGCGTATCGGTTCGTCAACGCCGTGACCAGTCGCGTGGCGACACACGGGGGAGTCGTCCACGCCCATCTGCGACCGGCGCTCCACGACCGGCAGACGGTCGACACGATGGCATCGCTGTTCGACGCGGTCGCCGAACCGAGCGCCGACGGTGATGGCCTCGACGTGATTCGTCGCCGACACCGTTGA
- a CDS encoding helix-turn-helix transcriptional regulator, translated as MSGNTHGSRAAAAVTVAVLVVVTLVGGAAVVSVSASAVAASTTDDSTGGVSAGEVSITESGFADSDVVERRGDTLYLWADESAQFTLVLQTGQSDGEGHYEACLQSTVDAGENRSIACRSLVLSGGSTTEVTFDVDSWGDGGPGPRTVEAVVTADTLDAEVAAAASHDVVVLRKTADPDRDGATNRQEVRAGTDFSVNDTDGDDLLDGLELDTYDTNPLVADTDGDGLDDGREILQTHTDPTATDTDRDDLSDRREVETTGTNPLRLDTDGDGLQDGREVRVHGTDPTDIDTDGDGLVDGREVTVHDTNPTAADTDDDGLSDAHERHGVQTNPTAADTDGDGISDGREVNVVHSDPLAVDTDGDGLSDGRELDETGTNPLVVDTDGDGLSDGREVNAFGTDPLVSDTDGDGVADAREVDAGPLPRWAQVYRTPLAAFGFLLVGGFGAFLTRGRWLPRVPERVRTAVRDDPAVQNVRAVFPADRVGAVHSAVEDVVRRLRSAAVAARVAAVDPNASTERSPEADGGPAVGSETASAQTEQSDSRTVGDVSTDDPTRDQTGDSREDQAQATPDPVLTPEQQVQSLLSANGGRLKQSDLVELTGWSKSKVSRTLSRMADDGSIEKTTIGRGNVISLPEHTPEGARSPFDEE; from the coding sequence ATGAGTGGGAACACGCACGGCAGTCGAGCGGCCGCGGCAGTCACCGTGGCAGTGCTGGTCGTGGTCACGTTGGTTGGCGGAGCAGCCGTCGTCAGTGTGAGCGCCAGCGCCGTCGCCGCGAGCACTACGGACGACAGCACGGGAGGCGTCTCCGCGGGCGAGGTGTCGATCACCGAGAGCGGATTCGCCGACAGCGACGTGGTCGAACGTCGTGGCGATACGCTGTACCTCTGGGCAGATGAGTCTGCGCAGTTCACGCTCGTCTTGCAGACGGGCCAAAGCGACGGCGAGGGCCACTACGAGGCGTGTCTCCAGTCGACTGTCGACGCCGGCGAGAATCGGTCGATAGCCTGTCGCTCGCTCGTGTTGTCCGGCGGAAGCACTACCGAGGTCACGTTCGACGTCGACTCGTGGGGCGACGGCGGGCCCGGCCCACGAACGGTCGAAGCGGTCGTCACCGCCGACACCCTCGATGCAGAAGTCGCCGCAGCGGCGTCACACGACGTGGTCGTCCTTCGAAAGACGGCAGACCCCGACCGTGACGGTGCGACAAACAGACAGGAGGTCCGAGCAGGCACTGACTTCTCGGTGAACGACACCGATGGCGACGACCTCTTAGACGGCCTCGAACTCGACACCTACGACACGAATCCGCTCGTCGCGGACACCGACGGAGACGGTCTGGACGACGGTCGCGAGATTCTACAGACCCACACGGACCCGACCGCAACCGACACCGACCGCGACGACCTCTCCGACCGTCGCGAGGTGGAGACGACCGGGACGAACCCGCTCCGCCTCGACACGGACGGTGACGGCCTCCAGGACGGTCGTGAGGTGCGCGTCCACGGGACCGACCCGACCGACATCGACACGGACGGTGACGGCCTCGTGGACGGCCGGGAGGTCACCGTCCACGACACCAACCCGACGGCCGCTGACACCGACGACGACGGCCTGTCGGATGCCCACGAACGCCACGGCGTCCAGACCAATCCCACCGCCGCCGACACGGACGGCGACGGTATCTCGGACGGTCGCGAGGTGAACGTAGTTCACTCGGATCCTCTCGCGGTCGACACTGATGGCGATGGGCTCTCGGACGGCCGAGAACTGGACGAGACCGGCACCAATCCCCTCGTCGTCGACACGGACGGCGATGGCCTCAGCGACGGGCGCGAGGTGAACGCGTTCGGGACCGATCCGTTGGTCTCCGACACGGACGGCGACGGCGTCGCGGACGCCCGCGAGGTCGACGCCGGGCCACTTCCGCGGTGGGCACAGGTGTACCGCACGCCGCTGGCCGCGTTCGGCTTCCTCCTCGTCGGTGGGTTCGGCGCGTTCCTCACGCGCGGGCGGTGGCTTCCGCGCGTGCCCGAACGCGTTCGAACCGCCGTTCGTGACGACCCCGCGGTCCAGAACGTCCGTGCGGTGTTTCCCGCCGACCGCGTGGGGGCGGTTCACAGCGCCGTCGAAGATGTCGTCCGTCGGCTTCGCTCGGCGGCCGTCGCCGCACGCGTGGCCGCCGTCGACCCGAACGCGTCCACCGAGCGCTCACCGGAGGCGGACGGCGGCCCCGCCGTCGGGTCCGAGACGGCGTCGGCGCAGACCGAGCAGAGCGATTCACGCACCGTGGGAGATGTCTCGACCGACGATCCGACCCGTGACCAGACCGGCGACTCGCGAGAGGATCAAGCGCAGGCCACACCCGATCCGGTTCTCACACCCGAGCAACAGGTGCAGTCGTTGCTCAGTGCGAACGGGGGTCGACTGAAGCAGTCGGATCTAGTCGAGTTGACGGGGTGGTCGAAGTCGAAGGTCAGCAGGACGCTCTCACGGATGGCCGACGACGGGAGCATCGAGAAGACCACGATCGGTCGGGGGAACGTCATCTCGTTGCCCGAACACACGCCCGAGGGCGCGCGGTCGCCGTTCGACGAGGAGTGA